One genomic window of Haloarchaeobius salinus includes the following:
- a CDS encoding DUF7501 family protein — MSVGTPTANWTDENTCPFCDATLPNPGAGFMDHLKTSPECSSGFDAWRFHLTDDFGGA, encoded by the coding sequence ATGTCAGTCGGCACGCCCACCGCGAACTGGACCGACGAGAACACCTGCCCGTTCTGCGACGCCACGCTCCCGAACCCGGGTGCAGGGTTCATGGACCACCTGAAGACCAGCCCCGAGTGCAGCTCGGGGTTCGACGCCTGGCGGTTCCACCTCACCGACGACTTCGGCGGGGCGTGA
- a CDS encoding ABC transporter ATP-binding protein: protein MSIEAEDDDPFEEQRENAENPMKRLFLEYGSDNKLAFVVGLLSSIVARLLDLLPPVLLGIALDATFRDSRPFALGPIPLYEYAPAAEDQVVLASGIIAFAFFGGAAFHWTRNWGWNSFAQHIQHEVRTDTYDKMQRLNMDFFADKQTGEMMSILSNDVNRLERFLNDGMNSAFRLSVMVLGIAGILFYYNWQLAFITLVVVPLIGLTTYKFVSIIQPKYADVRSSVGQMNSRLENNLGGVQVIKTYNTEDFESDRVDDVSQDYYDANWDAINTRIKFFPALRVLAGVGFVITFLVGGLWVYSGEGPWFLTGTLSEGEFVVFILLSQRFIWPMAQFGQIINMYQRARASSERIFGLMDEPSRIAEDPDAEDLVVEDGNVTYDDVTFGYDEAETIVEDINFDVDGGETLALVGPTGAGKSTVLKLLLRMYDVDEGAIEIDGQDLRDVTIPSLRQHIGYVSQDTFLFYGTVEENITYGSFDADREDVVEAAKMAEAHEFIQNLPDGYDTEVGERGVKLSGGQRQRISIARAILKDPAILVLDEATSDVDTETEMLIQRSIDELAEDRTTFAIAHRLSTIKDADQILVLEDGRIAERGTHEELLGNDDLYAHLWGVQAGEIDELPEEFIERARERENRVEASDDD, encoded by the coding sequence ATGAGTATCGAAGCTGAAGACGACGACCCGTTCGAGGAACAACGGGAGAACGCGGAGAACCCGATGAAGCGGCTGTTCCTCGAGTACGGGTCGGACAACAAACTCGCCTTCGTGGTGGGGTTGCTCTCCAGCATCGTCGCCCGCCTCCTGGACCTGCTTCCGCCGGTCCTACTGGGCATCGCGCTCGACGCGACGTTCCGTGACTCGCGGCCGTTCGCGCTCGGGCCGATCCCGCTGTACGAGTACGCGCCGGCGGCCGAGGACCAGGTCGTGCTGGCCTCGGGCATCATCGCGTTCGCGTTCTTCGGCGGCGCGGCGTTCCACTGGACACGCAACTGGGGCTGGAACTCCTTCGCCCAGCACATCCAGCACGAGGTGCGCACCGACACGTACGACAAGATGCAGCGACTCAACATGGACTTCTTCGCCGACAAGCAGACCGGCGAGATGATGTCCATCCTCAGCAACGACGTGAACCGCCTCGAGCGGTTCCTCAACGACGGGATGAACTCGGCGTTCCGCCTGAGCGTGATGGTGCTCGGCATCGCCGGCATCCTCTTCTACTACAACTGGCAGCTCGCGTTCATCACGCTCGTCGTCGTCCCGCTCATCGGGCTGACGACGTACAAGTTCGTCAGCATCATCCAGCCGAAGTACGCCGACGTGCGCTCGTCGGTCGGGCAGATGAACTCCCGGCTGGAGAACAACCTCGGCGGCGTGCAGGTCATCAAGACGTACAACACCGAGGACTTCGAGTCCGACCGCGTCGACGACGTCTCCCAGGACTACTACGACGCGAACTGGGACGCCATCAACACGCGGATCAAGTTCTTCCCGGCGCTGCGCGTGCTCGCGGGCGTCGGCTTCGTCATCACGTTCCTCGTCGGCGGGCTCTGGGTGTACAGCGGCGAGGGTCCGTGGTTCCTCACCGGGACGCTCTCGGAGGGTGAGTTCGTCGTGTTCATCCTGCTCTCCCAGCGGTTCATCTGGCCGATGGCGCAGTTCGGGCAGATCATCAACATGTACCAGCGGGCACGTGCCTCCAGTGAGCGCATCTTCGGGCTGATGGACGAGCCCTCGCGCATCGCCGAGGACCCCGACGCCGAGGACCTCGTCGTCGAGGACGGGAACGTCACCTACGACGACGTGACGTTCGGCTACGACGAGGCGGAGACCATCGTCGAGGACATCAACTTCGACGTCGACGGCGGCGAGACGCTCGCGCTCGTCGGCCCGACCGGGGCCGGCAAGTCGACCGTGCTCAAACTCCTGCTCCGGATGTACGATGTCGACGAGGGAGCCATCGAGATCGACGGGCAGGACCTCCGTGACGTGACCATCCCGAGCCTGCGCCAGCACATCGGCTACGTGAGCCAGGACACGTTCCTGTTCTACGGCACCGTCGAGGAGAACATCACCTACGGTAGCTTCGACGCCGACCGCGAGGACGTCGTCGAGGCCGCGAAGATGGCGGAGGCCCACGAGTTCATCCAGAACCTCCCCGACGGCTACGACACCGAGGTCGGCGAGCGCGGCGTGAAGCTCTCGGGCGGCCAGCGCCAGCGCATCTCCATCGCCCGCGCCATCCTCAAGGACCCCGCCATCCTCGTGCTCGACGAGGCGACCTCCGACGTGGACACGGAGACGGAGATGCTCATCCAGCGCTCCATCGACGAGCTCGCCGAGGACCGCACCACGTTCGCCATCGCGCACCGGCTCTCGACCATCAAGGACGCCGACCAGATCCTCGTCCTCGAGGACGGCCGGATCGCCGAGCGCGGCACCCACGAGGAGCTGCTCGGCAACGACGACCTCTACGCCCACCTCTGGGGCGTGCAGGCCGGCGAGATCGACGAGCTCCCCGAGGAGTTCATCGAGCGCGCGCGAGAGCGCGAGAACCGGGTCGAGGCCAGCGACGACGACTGA
- a CDS encoding TIGR00296 family protein produces MSQAKGVQLTYDDGARAVELAREAVEGFVVNGRREQPGSMIDAFYNRTGAFVRLESTRGRGSLRGCAGGYESNDQLGHVIVDAAIEAASEDSCGSEVTPTELSSLTVSVCCVCNVVLTDDPVADMELGTHGVAIDTGSERGWLYPTVPVEHGWSEAEYLGRVCRKAGLPPMAWQQEDVMVTLFEGQIFRERDPEGSIEELTN; encoded by the coding sequence ATGTCGCAGGCAAAAGGCGTCCAGTTGACGTACGATGACGGGGCGCGCGCCGTCGAACTTGCGCGAGAAGCGGTGGAGGGCTTCGTCGTGAACGGTCGACGTGAGCAGCCAGGCAGCATGATCGACGCCTTCTACAACCGGACCGGTGCGTTCGTCCGGCTCGAATCGACCCGTGGGCGCGGGAGCCTCCGGGGCTGTGCCGGTGGCTACGAGTCGAACGACCAGCTCGGCCACGTCATCGTCGACGCCGCCATCGAGGCCGCCAGCGAGGACTCGTGTGGCTCGGAGGTCACACCGACGGAGCTCTCGAGTCTCACCGTCTCCGTCTGCTGTGTCTGCAACGTCGTCCTCACGGACGACCCGGTCGCCGACATGGAGCTCGGAACCCACGGGGTCGCCATCGACACGGGTAGCGAGCGCGGCTGGCTCTACCCGACCGTCCCGGTCGAGCACGGCTGGTCCGAGGCCGAGTACCTCGGCCGTGTCTGCCGGAAGGCCGGCCTGCCGCCAATGGCGTGGCAGCAGGAGGACGTGATGGTGACGCTGTTCGAGGGCCAGATCTTCCGCGAGCGCGACCCCGAGGGCAGCATCGAGGAGCTGACGAACTAG
- a CDS encoding DUF192 domain-containing protein: MNRERLFQFALLGFAAVLLVAMFWYLGVIELPGESQYEGGTVVVSDENGTEKAVIDVEVADTRQERFTGLSDHESLADGDGMWFVYDGESQHTYVMRRMDFPLDIIFVGADGRINSIHHRRAPGPNEDGNEITATGTGQYVLEVPRGYANETGIEVGDYVEPYYNDSS, translated from the coding sequence GTGAACCGAGAACGCCTCTTTCAGTTCGCCCTGTTGGGGTTCGCGGCGGTCCTCCTCGTCGCCATGTTCTGGTACCTGGGGGTGATCGAGCTGCCGGGCGAGAGTCAGTACGAGGGCGGGACCGTCGTGGTCTCCGACGAGAACGGCACGGAGAAGGCTGTCATCGACGTCGAGGTCGCGGACACCCGCCAGGAGCGATTCACCGGGCTGAGCGACCACGAGAGCCTCGCTGACGGCGACGGGATGTGGTTCGTCTACGACGGCGAGAGCCAGCACACGTACGTGATGCGTCGGATGGACTTCCCGCTTGACATCATTTTCGTCGGCGCGGACGGCCGCATCAACAGCATCCACCACCGGCGCGCACCCGGCCCGAACGAGGACGGCAACGAGATCACCGCGACCGGTACGGGCCAGTACGTGCTGGAGGTCCCCCGCGGCTACGCCAACGAGACCGGCATCGAGGTCGGTGACTACGTCGAACCGTACTACAACGACTCGTCCTGA
- a CDS encoding Hvo_1808 family surface protein — protein sequence MRRILPVACLVGLLLLSGCLDLGFGETRLAEPESNRPDPDTDVRGWEDGYWWNDSVPVDASDGLSKQELEAVTARAMARIERLRGHEFEESVSVEIISRETYREQRGGGGSSPEWREQFWEALFVVDEDTTVDEAFGELYGSSVLGYYSAGDIVIVSDGSDQLRLSRATLVHELEHALQDQQFGLAARTTTRDGRLAASGVVEGDANYVEGLYEQRCAAGTWDCVEVPQEDGGGGSSNVNVGLSVATYTPYAAGERFVAALYERGGWDAVDAAFENRPVSTEQLIHPGTYPDGQPATVTVPDRSNDDWRRITVGGESVRETVGEAQAYSMFWYGEVVPREHYTSGEGVNRYTYEHPYSAGWEGDRLVFYTDGDQGAYVWQSEWESADEAREFADAYRELLAANGAESRGGGVYVVPEGGFADAFRVVRDGDTVLVVNAPTVAELDDVHAPGSLDVVAADAGATASSPLPGTTTANRTGAA from the coding sequence ATGAGACGTATCCTCCCCGTCGCCTGTCTCGTCGGCCTGCTCCTCCTGTCGGGCTGTCTGGACCTCGGGTTCGGCGAGACGCGCCTCGCCGAGCCGGAGTCGAACCGGCCCGACCCGGACACCGACGTGCGCGGCTGGGAGGACGGCTACTGGTGGAACGACTCGGTACCGGTCGACGCCAGCGACGGACTGAGCAAGCAGGAGCTCGAGGCGGTCACCGCACGAGCGATGGCCCGCATCGAGCGCCTCCGCGGCCACGAGTTCGAGGAGTCGGTCTCGGTCGAGATAATCTCCCGGGAGACGTACCGTGAGCAGCGCGGGGGTGGCGGCTCCTCGCCGGAGTGGCGCGAGCAGTTCTGGGAGGCGCTGTTCGTCGTCGACGAGGACACGACGGTGGACGAGGCGTTCGGCGAGCTGTACGGCTCGTCGGTGCTCGGCTACTACTCCGCGGGCGACATCGTCATCGTGAGCGACGGGTCCGACCAGCTCCGGCTCTCTCGCGCGACACTGGTGCACGAACTCGAGCACGCGCTGCAGGACCAGCAGTTCGGGCTCGCCGCGCGCACGACGACGCGGGACGGCCGGCTGGCCGCGTCGGGGGTCGTCGAGGGCGACGCGAACTACGTCGAGGGGCTGTACGAGCAGCGCTGCGCGGCGGGGACGTGGGACTGCGTCGAGGTTCCCCAGGAGGACGGTGGCGGCGGCAGTAGCAACGTGAACGTCGGGCTCTCGGTGGCGACGTACACGCCGTACGCGGCGGGCGAGCGGTTCGTCGCGGCACTGTACGAACGCGGCGGCTGGGACGCCGTCGACGCTGCCTTCGAGAACCGCCCGGTCAGCACCGAACAGCTCATCCACCCCGGGACGTACCCCGACGGGCAGCCGGCGACGGTGACGGTGCCGGACCGGTCGAACGACGACTGGCGGCGGATCACGGTCGGCGGCGAGTCGGTCCGCGAGACGGTCGGCGAGGCCCAGGCGTACTCCATGTTCTGGTACGGCGAGGTCGTCCCCCGCGAGCACTACACCAGCGGCGAGGGTGTGAACCGGTACACGTACGAGCACCCGTACTCGGCCGGCTGGGAGGGCGACCGGCTGGTGTTCTACACCGACGGCGACCAGGGTGCGTACGTCTGGCAGTCCGAGTGGGAGTCGGCCGACGAGGCGCGCGAGTTCGCCGACGCCTACCGCGAACTGCTGGCAGCCAACGGAGCCGAATCCCGCGGTGGAGGGGTTTACGTCGTGCCGGAGGGTGGGTTCGCCGACGCGTTCCGCGTGGTCAGGGACGGGGACACGGTGCTCGTCGTGAACGCGCCGACGGTGGCAGAACTCGACGACGTGCACGCGCCCGGTTCACTCGACGTCGTCGCGGCGGACGCCGGAGCGACGGCGTCGTCGCCACTCCCCGGCACGACGACGGCGAACCGGACCGGAGCCGCCTAG
- a CDS encoding nicotinate phosphoribosyltransferase, with translation MDDPFDVIPAEAIRDGTATDAYFERTEGAMEHAGVNPRVVAEVTADQFPSGEFELLAGVRSVAGLLEDRPVDVDAVPEGGLFDGGPVMRIEGTYLEFARLETSILGFLSQASGFATAALEARLAAPESQVLSFGARHVHPAIAAVVERSALVGGLDGFSHVAAGELLGREAGGTMPHALVICMGRGHQEEAWRAFHEAAPPEVPRIALCDTYTDEVDETLRAVEELGDELDGVRLDTTGSRRGDFAHIIREVRWELDVRGHDDVDIFVSGGLTPERIRELRDLADGFGVGSHITNADPVDFALDIVSVDGEPAAKRGKLSGTKQVYRTADGAHAVGLADREGPEDAEPLLEPLLRDGEIVGEFDVDAAAERALRDAERVGF, from the coding sequence ATGGACGACCCGTTCGACGTGATTCCCGCCGAGGCGATCCGCGACGGTACCGCGACGGACGCCTACTTCGAGCGCACGGAAGGGGCGATGGAGCACGCCGGGGTGAACCCGCGTGTCGTGGCGGAGGTGACCGCCGATCAGTTCCCGTCCGGCGAGTTCGAGCTACTGGCCGGCGTCAGGAGTGTCGCCGGACTGCTGGAGGACCGCCCCGTCGACGTCGATGCAGTCCCGGAGGGGGGGCTGTTCGACGGCGGGCCGGTGATGCGAATCGAGGGGACGTACCTCGAGTTCGCCAGACTGGAGACCTCCATCCTGGGGTTCCTCTCGCAGGCCTCGGGCTTCGCGACGGCCGCACTGGAGGCGCGACTGGCCGCGCCGGAGTCCCAGGTGCTCTCGTTCGGCGCGCGCCACGTCCACCCCGCCATCGCCGCCGTCGTCGAACGGAGCGCGCTCGTCGGCGGGCTGGACGGCTTCTCGCACGTCGCCGCGGGCGAGCTGCTCGGCCGGGAGGCCGGCGGGACGATGCCCCACGCGCTCGTCATCTGCATGGGTCGCGGCCACCAGGAGGAGGCGTGGCGGGCGTTCCACGAGGCCGCACCGCCCGAGGTGCCCCGCATCGCGCTCTGTGACACCTACACCGACGAGGTCGACGAGACGCTGCGCGCGGTCGAGGAGCTGGGCGACGAGTTAGACGGCGTGCGCCTCGACACGACCGGCTCCCGTCGGGGCGACTTCGCGCACATCATCCGCGAGGTGCGCTGGGAGCTCGACGTCCGGGGCCACGACGACGTGGACATCTTCGTCAGCGGCGGGCTCACCCCCGAGCGCATCCGCGAACTGCGCGACCTCGCGGACGGCTTCGGCGTCGGGAGCCACATCACGAACGCCGACCCCGTGGACTTCGCGCTCGACATCGTGAGCGTGGACGGCGAACCGGCGGCCAAGCGCGGGAAGCTCTCCGGGACGAAGCAGGTGTACCGGACCGCGGACGGCGCGCACGCGGTCGGGCTGGCGGACCGTGAGGGTCCCGAAGACGCTGAACCGCTGCTCGAGCCGCTGCTACGGGATGGGGAGATAGTCGGTGAGTTCGACGTCGACGCGGCGGCAGAACGGGCGCTCCGCGACGCCGAGCGGGTCGGGTTCTAG
- a CDS encoding histidine kinase N-terminal 7TM domain-containing protein, producing MPYELTPLAIPYVVAFALTVGLWVLLWRHRDRRAAKGFLLDVTGVVLLSAVVALKVSATDPATKLFWWNWRFLAVSFMSIGYMLMAVQYTDNEHLLTRRVVAALVVLVALVQVAAWTNGSDGLFYTAGELQNGLLVPSFGPLYWVYATVMVGLLVVGVALLLGLFRARSGFALQTGVLVGTITLVMVGVTVWWLRLVPLDTLALTSAVKVLAFYVAVERFQLLDTLPVARTTVLKNMDEAVFVLTDTGHIVDVNPAAEELVGDRSVVHEVIDDVLDVELADVVAAGDAGAGEQLASRELTMDCDGETRFYDLKLSRFPDGTGAVAVFHDITERRNREQEITILNRIVRHDIRNEMNVLHGRGQLLEPHVDPAGEDDYRLAMESAEHVIEITETVRELMETITSDGSLTLSPVALDHVLATEVEKARSNFPHASFHLDEVPAVRVAGNEMLTSVFTNLLNNAVVHNSGDEPGVWVDCTVADDAVRIAIADDGPGVPPDQREEIFGRGEKGIESEGTGVGLYLVDTLTDAFGGDVWVEESERGGAVFVVELRVVDAAGGTAQRRAESATADRN from the coding sequence GTGCCCTACGAACTGACACCACTCGCCATCCCATACGTCGTCGCGTTCGCCCTCACAGTGGGGCTCTGGGTGCTGCTGTGGCGACACCGTGACAGACGGGCGGCGAAGGGATTCCTGCTCGACGTGACCGGCGTCGTCCTCCTCTCGGCGGTCGTCGCGCTGAAGGTGAGTGCGACGGACCCCGCGACGAAGCTGTTCTGGTGGAACTGGCGGTTCCTCGCGGTGTCGTTCATGTCGATCGGCTACATGCTGATGGCGGTCCAGTACACCGACAACGAGCACCTGCTGACCCGCCGTGTCGTGGCCGCACTCGTCGTCCTCGTCGCCCTCGTCCAGGTCGCGGCGTGGACGAACGGGTCCGACGGGCTGTTCTACACCGCGGGTGAACTCCAGAACGGCCTGCTCGTCCCTTCGTTCGGCCCGCTGTACTGGGTCTACGCCACCGTCATGGTCGGCCTCCTCGTCGTCGGCGTCGCGCTACTGCTCGGTCTGTTCCGGGCCCGGAGCGGGTTCGCTCTCCAGACCGGCGTCCTCGTCGGTACCATCACGCTCGTGATGGTCGGGGTGACCGTCTGGTGGCTCCGCCTCGTCCCACTCGACACGCTCGCGCTCACGAGCGCCGTCAAGGTGCTCGCGTTCTACGTCGCTGTCGAGCGGTTCCAGCTGCTGGATACGCTCCCGGTCGCACGGACGACCGTCCTCAAGAACATGGACGAGGCGGTGTTCGTGCTCACCGATACGGGCCACATCGTCGACGTGAACCCCGCCGCGGAGGAGCTCGTCGGCGACCGGAGCGTCGTCCACGAGGTCATCGACGACGTGCTCGACGTGGAGCTTGCGGACGTCGTGGCGGCTGGCGACGCCGGGGCTGGAGAGCAACTCGCCAGCCGGGAACTCACCATGGACTGCGACGGCGAGACGCGTTTCTACGACCTGAAGCTCTCGCGGTTCCCCGACGGCACCGGTGCGGTCGCCGTCTTCCACGACATCACCGAACGCCGGAACCGCGAGCAGGAGATAACCATCCTGAACCGTATCGTCCGCCACGACATCCGCAACGAGATGAACGTGCTCCACGGGCGTGGGCAGCTCCTCGAACCGCACGTCGACCCGGCGGGCGAGGACGACTACCGCCTCGCCATGGAGAGCGCGGAGCACGTCATCGAGATCACCGAGACGGTCCGCGAGCTGATGGAGACCATCACCAGCGACGGCTCGCTCACGCTCAGTCCGGTGGCGCTCGACCACGTCCTCGCGACGGAGGTCGAGAAGGCGCGCTCGAACTTCCCGCACGCGAGCTTCCACCTCGACGAGGTGCCCGCGGTCCGCGTCGCCGGGAACGAGATGCTCACCTCCGTGTTCACGAACCTGCTGAACAACGCGGTCGTCCACAACAGCGGCGACGAGCCCGGTGTCTGGGTCGACTGCACCGTGGCGGACGATGCGGTCCGTATCGCGATCGCGGACGACGGCCCCGGCGTCCCGCCGGACCAGCGCGAGGAGATCTTCGGGCGCGGCGAGAAGGGGATCGAGAGCGAGGGCACGGGCGTCGGGCTCTACCTCGTGGACACGCTCACGGACGCCTTCGGTGGCGACGTCTGGGTCGAGGAGAGCGAGCGGGGCGGTGCCGTGTTCGTCGTCGAGCTCCGGGTCGTCGACGCGGCGGGCGGGACGGCACAGCGACGGGCCGAGTCCGCGACCGCCGACAGAAATTAA
- a CDS encoding Hvo_1808 family surface protein: MRATASVLVALLVVLAGCSALTGSSAPETETTAPTEEIQTTAEPTDEPTTSDGSSESSAPADPEEDVLGWEDGYWYNESLDVDRSDGLNDSELDAVVARSMARVEQVRGLEFEERVPVEIISREEYREEVESGNTTPENRLHQNVKWEAMLMVDESTDAIAVQNRNFAGGVGGYYSPSQEQIVIISDSETPEMNEITLSQELFHGLQDQRFDISSFNQSTQELHNARDGIIEGDGNLVDQLYQERCESDWDCLMPQQGQGGGGASDIHLGLYQVTFQPYSDGVLFVQQLYEQGGWDAVNAVYENPPASTEQTIHPDRYPDEEPDYPTIEDRSSGEWQVLDLEGGVDYASFGEAGLYVMFWYPSYETTQATGQLTDVVIPYQDHLNYDGQQLDQTDPFNYDHPITDGWAGDRLLPYVTDDSMETNETGYVWQTEWDSEGDAAEFADAYRDLLDHHDAQAVSDRPNTYRIDDGAEYGDAYYVVQQGTTVTIVNAPTVDDLSGVRSGAGTTNASVVGA; encoded by the coding sequence ATGCGAGCAACGGCGAGCGTCCTCGTCGCCCTGCTCGTGGTCCTCGCGGGCTGTAGCGCACTCACCGGTTCGAGTGCACCCGAGACCGAGACCACGGCACCGACCGAGGAGATACAGACGACGGCAGAACCGACCGACGAACCGACCACGAGCGACGGCTCCAGTGAGTCGTCCGCCCCCGCCGACCCCGAGGAGGACGTCCTGGGCTGGGAGGACGGCTACTGGTACAACGAGAGCCTCGACGTCGACCGGAGCGACGGCCTGAACGACTCCGAACTCGACGCGGTCGTCGCGCGCTCGATGGCTCGGGTGGAGCAGGTCCGCGGTCTGGAGTTCGAGGAGCGTGTCCCCGTCGAGATCATCTCGCGCGAGGAGTACCGCGAGGAGGTCGAGTCCGGAAACACGACGCCCGAGAACCGACTCCACCAGAACGTGAAGTGGGAGGCGATGCTGATGGTCGACGAGTCGACCGACGCCATCGCAGTCCAGAACCGCAACTTCGCAGGGGGTGTCGGTGGCTACTACTCGCCGAGCCAGGAGCAGATCGTCATCATCTCCGACTCGGAGACGCCGGAGATGAACGAGATCACGCTCTCCCAGGAGCTGTTCCACGGGCTGCAGGACCAGCGCTTCGACATCAGCTCGTTCAACCAGTCGACCCAGGAGCTCCACAACGCCCGGGACGGCATCATCGAGGGTGACGGCAACCTCGTGGACCAGCTGTACCAGGAGCGCTGTGAGTCCGACTGGGACTGCCTGATGCCCCAGCAGGGCCAGGGCGGCGGTGGCGCGAGCGACATCCACCTCGGGCTGTACCAGGTCACCTTCCAGCCGTACAGCGACGGCGTCCTGTTCGTCCAGCAGCTGTACGAGCAGGGCGGCTGGGACGCCGTGAACGCGGTGTACGAGAACCCGCCGGCGAGCACGGAGCAGACCATCCACCCCGACCGGTACCCCGACGAGGAACCGGACTACCCGACCATCGAGGACCGGAGCTCGGGCGAGTGGCAGGTGCTCGACCTCGAGGGTGGCGTCGACTACGCATCCTTCGGCGAGGCCGGGCTGTACGTGATGTTCTGGTACCCGTCGTACGAGACGACCCAGGCGACCGGCCAGCTGACGGACGTCGTCATCCCGTACCAGGACCACCTGAACTACGACGGCCAGCAGCTCGACCAGACGGACCCGTTCAACTACGACCACCCCATCACCGACGGCTGGGCGGGTGACCGGCTCCTGCCGTACGTCACCGACGATTCGATGGAGACGAACGAGACGGGCTACGTCTGGCAGACCGAGTGGGACAGCGAGGGCGACGCGGCCGAGTTCGCCGACGCCTACCGCGACCTGCTCGACCACCACGACGCGCAGGCAGTGAGCGACCGACCGAACACGTACCGCATCGACGACGGTGCGGAGTACGGCGACGCCTACTACGTCGTCCAGCAGGGGACGACCGTCACCATCGTCAACGCGCCGACGGTCGACGACCTGAGCGGCGTCCGCAGCGGTGCCGGCACGACGAACGCGAGCGTCGTCGGGGCCTGA
- a CDS encoding DUF7538 family protein has protein sequence MTDAVAALADRDGWRAEGFAARVHYEGAGDRYSIEFYAPSECVIYWKVKGDGEVAVPVGRDTVPDPLRARIREDLAEAGIDPEIEQRRL, from the coding sequence ATGACCGACGCCGTTGCCGCGCTGGCCGACCGCGACGGCTGGCGCGCCGAGGGGTTCGCCGCCCGCGTCCACTACGAGGGCGCGGGCGACCGCTACAGCATCGAGTTCTACGCGCCGAGTGAGTGCGTGATCTACTGGAAGGTGAAAGGCGACGGCGAGGTCGCCGTGCCCGTCGGCCGGGACACCGTCCCGGACCCGCTCCGGGCGCGAATCCGGGAGGATTTAGCCGAGGCGGGTATCGACCCCGAGATCGAGCAACGACGGCTCTGA
- a CDS encoding aminopeptidase, with protein sequence MDERIHEHAAVLVNWSARVSEGDNVVVSVDEGAHDLAVAVAAELGDVGANMSVQYGSSEVGRAYTKAHDGEFEESSHELALYEAADVVLRLGGGRNTSADADVPAETRQASMQAAQGVREAVMATDWVSTVHPTRSLAQQAGMAYEEYQEFVYDAVLRDWQELADEMAEMKAILDEGSEVRLVKEDTDITMSIEGRTAVNSAASVAYDSHNLPSGEVFTAPYDTEGEVFFDVPMTLRGTRVQNVHLTFADGEVVEYSADQGEDVLGEILDTDEGARRLGELGIGMNRGIDRFTDSILFDEKMGDTVHMAVGRAYDANLPEGEAGNDSAVHVDMITDVSEDSRMEVDGEVVQRNGVFRWEDGFEG encoded by the coding sequence ATGGACGAACGCATCCACGAGCACGCCGCAGTGCTCGTGAACTGGAGCGCCCGCGTGAGCGAGGGGGACAACGTCGTCGTCAGCGTCGACGAGGGCGCACACGACCTCGCCGTCGCGGTCGCCGCAGAGCTCGGTGACGTCGGCGCGAACATGTCGGTGCAGTACGGCTCCAGCGAGGTCGGCCGCGCGTACACGAAGGCCCACGACGGCGAGTTCGAGGAGAGCAGTCACGAGCTGGCACTGTACGAGGCGGCCGACGTGGTGCTCCGCCTCGGCGGCGGGCGCAACACGAGTGCGGACGCCGACGTGCCAGCGGAGACGCGACAGGCGTCCATGCAGGCGGCCCAGGGCGTGCGCGAGGCCGTGATGGCCACCGACTGGGTGTCGACGGTCCACCCGACGCGCTCGCTCGCCCAGCAGGCCGGGATGGCCTACGAGGAGTACCAGGAGTTCGTCTACGACGCCGTCCTCCGCGACTGGCAGGAACTCGCGGACGAGATGGCGGAGATGAAGGCGATCCTCGACGAGGGCAGCGAAGTCCGGTTGGTCAAGGAGGACACCGACATCACGATGTCCATCGAGGGCCGGACCGCCGTCAACTCCGCCGCGAGCGTCGCCTACGACAGCCACAACCTCCCCAGCGGCGAGGTGTTCACCGCGCCGTACGACACCGAGGGCGAGGTGTTCTTCGACGTGCCGATGACGCTCCGCGGGACGCGGGTCCAGAACGTCCATCTCACGTTCGCGGACGGCGAGGTCGTCGAGTACAGCGCCGACCAGGGCGAGGACGTCCTCGGCGAGATCCTCGATACCGACGAGGGCGCGCGCCGCCTCGGCGAGCTCGGCATCGGCATGAACCGCGGCATCGACCGCTTCACCGACAGCATCCTGTTCGACGAGAAGATGGGCGACACCGTCCACATGGCCGTCGGGCGCGCCTACGACGCGAACCTCCCCGAAGGCGAAGCGGGGAACGACTCCGCGGTCCACGTGGACATGATCACCGACGTGAGCGAGGACTCGCGCATGGAGGTCGACGGCGAGGTCGTCCAGCGCAACGGCGTCTTCCGGTGGGAGGACGGGTTCGAGGGATAG